The Leptospira selangorensis sequence TGATCGGATACTTGGTGGTCACACCATTATTCGCATTTTTATTCCTGTTAAACGGGAACGGAGTATATAAGAATATAGTAAGCCTTGTGCCGAATCGATACTTCGAAATGACCTTAATGGTAGCTTCAAAGATCAACGAACAGATTACCAATTATTTAAGAAGTTTGGTAATCCAAAGTGCGATTATTACTGCGATCTCTATGATCGGTTTTTATGTGATCGGCTTAAAGTTCTTTTATATCTTCGCCTTATTCGCAGGGATCGCAAACTCGATTCCATATTTAGGCCCTATTATCGGGATGGTTCCTCCATTATTCATGACTTTGACCCAAGGTGCCGGGATTTTTACTCCGAATGGCATCAATGAAGGAATGGGAATGTATGAATTGATGGTCGCGATCTTGATTGTAGTGCTGATCGCACAAGCCGTGGATAACTTTTTCGTTCAGCCTGTTATTATCTCGGATGCTGTTTCTCTACATCCAGTGATCGTAGTAGGTGCAGTCACTGTAGGAGGAAGTCTCCTTGGAATTGCAGGGATGCTTGTTGCAGTTCCACTAGCTGCGATCCTGAAAGTGACGATTGCTTCTCTTTATAGATCCATGAAAGATCATAAGCTGCTTTGAACAAAGCAGCTTTGACTTCTTCTTTTATTCAGCTCCAATTCCTAAATAAACTCTGACCTTTTCGGATTCGAATTTTGCAGCAGCATTTTCGTCCGGGAACAGTTTAGAAAAAATGAATGCTGATATAAATGCCAAGGACATGGAAACGATCGCAGGATTTTTTAAAGGAAAAATTGCCTGATCGAATTTGAAAACATCCACCCAAACTGTAGGACTAAATATTATAAACAAGGTCGCGGAAATCGAACCGATCAGAATGGAGAATACTCCTCCTGCTGTGCTAAAATTTTTCCAGAGAATGGATAAAAATAATGCTGGGAAGTTTCCACTTGCTGCGATAGCAAATGCCAATCCCACCATAAAGGCAACGTTCTGGTCCTTGAACAAGATCCCGAGTAGAATACTGACTATACTGAAAACGACAGTCGCTTTTTTAGCGACAGAGACTTGTTCATCTTCGGTTGCTTTACCTTCCGTAAATACGTTGAAGTAAAGATCATGAGAGATGGTAGAAGCAGCTGCCAATGTTAAACCTGCAACCACTGCAAGGATTGTGGCAAATGCTACTGCTGCGATAAATCCTAAAAATGGTGTCCCTCCAAGTAACTCGGCTAAAAGTGCGGCCGCCATATTTCCACCCTTATCAATTCCGGCGATCTGTTCTCTTCCTATGAGAACTGCGGCAGCAAAGCCTACTATCGGAATGATGATATAAAAATAACCTATGAAAGTGGTAGCATAAGCCACGGATTTTCTAGCTTCTTTTGCATCAGGCACAGTATAAAATCTCATTAGAATATGAGGTAAACCTAATAGACCGAACATTAAAGCTAGTCCCAAGGAAATGGAGTCGATTGGGCTAGAGGCAAATCCTCCCGGCTCTAAGGCTGTTCTTCCGAATTTGGTTTCCACTGCGGAGAATAAATTCTCCAAACTAAAACCGAATTGTGCCATTGATAGAATCACGAGTAGGGTGACTCCGAAAAGAAGAAGGCAGGCTTTGATGATCTGCACCCAGGTGGTTGCGATCATTCCTCCAAACAAAACGTATAGGAGCATGACCCCGCCCACGATCAGGACCGCTAACTCATAAGGAAGTCCGAACATTAGATTGATCAGCTTTCCTGAACCTACGATCTGAGCGATAGAGTATGTGATCGTGACTAAAATCCCGCCGATGGAAGCAACGATACGAATAGGTTTTTGTTTTAAACGAAAAGCTAATACGTCCGCAAAAGTATATTTCCCTAAATTACGCAATGGCTCCGCAAGAAGGAACATGAGTGCCGGCCAACCTACAAGCCAGCCGACCGCATAGATGATCCCGTCATAACCTTTTAAAGCCACCATTCCTGAAATTCCCAAGAAGGAAGCGGCGGACATGAAGTCTCCGGAAAGTGCTAAACCATTTTGGAAACCTGTAATGGATCTGCCCGCTGCATAAAACTCACTGGAAGTTTTAGTTTTTTTAGCGGCCCAATAAGTGATCCCTAATGTAAGAACTACGAATACTACAAAGAATAGAACGGAGATAAAATTCGGTTGGCCTAAAGAGGATTCCATTATCTATTCTCCGATTCTAATTTAGATTTTAATACTTCTACTTCTTGGTCGTAATATTTATTGGCCCAGAAAACATATAAGAATGTGAGCAACCAGGAGAATAAGATTACGGATGCACCCGCATATAATCCGTAGTTACCGGTTCCTAACTTTTGTGTAACCCATTCCTTCTTTAAGGCGATGATGAGTATAAATCCGTAATAGTTCAGGAATAGGAAAAACAATAAAACGAAACTAACTGTCCATCTAGTCCGTACTAATTTTTTAAACTCGATGGATTCGATCAATTGATGAGCTTTTATCTTCATATGAAGTCCTTGGAACGGCGGAGAGAATAGAATTATACCTCCGGTTGGCAAGGATAAAATTAAATAATCGCAGATATCTTAATCTTAGCGAATTTTTTTTGATGTTGCGAATCGGCTAACGAATTTTGTTTCAATTTGGCGCCAAATTCGCATGACATAAAAGGGGGATAAAAGAACGCAAAAATAAAAAATTGGTTCAACTTCCATTCGCATTCGATGCGATTCATTTGGATCTACGAAACAATATAGGAAACTTAATGCTAATAAATGCAGAAAAATTAATTTAATTTTTTTAGAAAGCGTCGGAATCGAAATTAAAAAAACGATTATCATGAACGGGTAGATAAATTGGTATACGTTTACTTCTTCATCCGGCGAAAGAGAATACGACAGTAAATCCGTAAAAGGATATATTTTCCAAGGTCCGGAAATTTTTTCGGTAAATGACTTTAATAAAAAGTAATTTCCTGGGCTCTTCAGATATTTCTCGACACCGAAATCCAGAACAGCTAGTGAATGTCTTATTGAGATTTTGGGAGCTACTTGTTTATAATATGCTCTCGAAATAAAGATGTATCGAATATTTTGAAAATCTTCACCATTCAAACATGGTTCATTCGAATATTTATGAATGAGCGGGTTCTCTTCATCATATAAACCTTTATACTCGGAAATTTTTGAAAAAGGACGTACCAATGAAAGTGAACCCGGCACGAAATTTCGCGTATGAAAGCGGGCAATATTCATTCCTAACCAAGTGCTTCCTGTAAAGGAGTCGAAGAGAATATAA is a genomic window containing:
- a CDS encoding DUF485 domain-containing protein, producing the protein MKIKAHQLIESIEFKKLVRTRWTVSFVLLFFLFLNYYGFILIIALKKEWVTQKLGTGNYGLYAGASVILFSWLLTFLYVFWANKYYDQEVEVLKSKLESENR
- a CDS encoding sodium:solute symporter family transporter encodes the protein MESSLGQPNFISVLFFVVFVVLTLGITYWAAKKTKTSSEFYAAGRSITGFQNGLALSGDFMSAASFLGISGMVALKGYDGIIYAVGWLVGWPALMFLLAEPLRNLGKYTFADVLAFRLKQKPIRIVASIGGILVTITYSIAQIVGSGKLINLMFGLPYELAVLIVGGVMLLYVLFGGMIATTWVQIIKACLLLFGVTLLVILSMAQFGFSLENLFSAVETKFGRTALEPGGFASSPIDSISLGLALMFGLLGLPHILMRFYTVPDAKEARKSVAYATTFIGYFYIIIPIVGFAAAVLIGREQIAGIDKGGNMAAALLAELLGGTPFLGFIAAVAFATILAVVAGLTLAAASTISHDLYFNVFTEGKATEDEQVSVAKKATVVFSIVSILLGILFKDQNVAFMVGLAFAIAASGNFPALFLSILWKNFSTAGGVFSILIGSISATLFIIFSPTVWVDVFKFDQAIFPLKNPAIVSMSLAFISAFIFSKLFPDENAAAKFESEKVRVYLGIGAE
- a CDS encoding AI-2E family transporter, translating into MPDTKPLSTYVIRSIFFFLVGAAIVFFTIGLQLLIVPIALSLILFYIFNGTINYFETLGVPRIVSVAILIFLLCLPIYLIATEVAPPIVSTLQPIMKSWKQDIDDAKFKYLVVGFQLRFNDYPASWEDTIRPDELVKQAAEMIHAQVSGLVSIIPTLIGYLVVTPLFAFLFLLNGNGVYKNIVSLVPNRYFEMTLMVASKINEQITNYLRSLVIQSAIITAISMIGFYVIGLKFFYIFALFAGIANSIPYLGPIIGMVPPLFMTLTQGAGIFTPNGINEGMGMYELMVAILIVVLIAQAVDNFFVQPVIISDAVSLHPVIVVGAVTVGGSLLGIAGMLVAVPLAAILKVTIASLYRSMKDHKLL